The stretch of DNA TAGTTTTTTATGGAAAAAATGGTAAGAGGTAATGATCATAATCTTTGATAAAGTGTGTGACACAAGCAAATTTGAATATTCAACCCAATTATTACTCATTCTTAATTGCTTACCTTTAAgcttggcacaaagaccaagacacAAAGGCTCAGAGAAGGCGAGTGGACGAATTATTAGATGAAAAGTGGACTAAATTGAGTATGATCAAATTACTGGTCAAAGAGATTTTTAaaataaaaggtaaacaattgattgagACACCTAAAATAAAGTAGGTAAATAATTGATCGGCGGCGTGTAAAGAGAGTTACAACGACAAATATTAAATACGGTCATGGATACCAATAAATCAGTAATTTGTATTGAATTAAGGGAGTTACCGTGAGCGCTCGTCTTCACTGGAAATATAAAATTGGAAACTTCTAGTTAAAAGTTTTGATTGTTTTCAATTTTGCCTTAAATCGTCATTTATTCGGCATTGTCAAAATTTATTTATCATTCCTATCTGCAAATCCTAACTTTATCACTATGTTATTCATTATTTTATCAGCTAAACTAACTAACATCTGCGTAAAAGTAATATCGATTTGAGTACATTGTAGATGTTTTGTGAGTTACTCTATGTTGACTATGTAGGTAGCCAACCAACAGTCACACACTCACACGCATCATTATACCAACTATAATGTGGACACCAACTTTAGTGTTTTTGTTGCCTCACGTAGTCACGCTTTGGGTTGTTACTTGTTAGTGGGTTGGTAAATGTTGATGTTGCTTGTGGATTGCAGATTATTACGTATATTTTGACTAAGtcaaattaaataataaagaaatTGAGTTACTCTAACTAGATGAAGTTTGCAGTGTAAAAAGGAAGATCAATGTTCAATCTTCTCCTTTTACTGACAAATAAATTACGAGTACCTTGTATTATGCTTACATGGACGATAAATGCAAGTGATTaccatatacggagtattatttctATCGGTTTTTGAGAAAAGAAGATTCGAAAGATAATGTCCATGACATTGCTCAAAAAACAAATGCAAGTGTTATTTTGTACAAGTGTTGCATAGAATAggcataaaagaaaaaaaaaaatcaaacacaaACATGAATATTTATTTCACTTTCGATTTTATTTTAATAGTCTAATACAAAGTACATTATAATGATGACGAGCATATTTGTCATCAATAGAAAGTattaagttgtaaaaattattttaTAACTGAAAGAACAATGTTAGGACCGTATATGGGACAGAGTATCCCAACTCATGGGATGATGCCTAACCTTATTACTACTCTTTTACATACGAGTAGGTAAAATCCATAACTTTATTATATCCTACATTTTATTTGTAAGAAGGTGATACTGAAACCGGAGTATAAGACAATTCGGTTCACAACTTGAAGTAATCAAGGCCAGATTGATCAACAGGCCTAGAGAAGAAATATGTGAAGAACTCTTCAGTGGTGAAGTCCTTGTAAATGGGCTGATTTTCTTCAGATAATAGTTCCTTAATGGGCCCATACTTTTTTGGAGATTTGAACAAACTTCTTAAAAATAATGCAATGGACACTCTCGGCCCAACAGTTTGGGCTATCACTCTGTGGTTCACACTTTTAAGCATGTCATTCGAGATTATCTGTCACAAATCGAACATTATGCATTAACAATCATTAGTTATAGTATTAGTGACACTAGCGTTCAATTTCTGCCTATGAGAATTAAACAAACTAGGCAGAAGTAGGGGTGTTTACTGGTCTAGAATCGGACCGGACTGGACCAGACCGCAATGACCCGTGGACTGGACAACGCCATATCCCAAACTAGGAAGCCGGACCAATTAGGTGGGAACCGGACCGGACTGAAACCCCTACGTCCGGTTTTATCGGGTTTGGACCGGACCGTTCGATTTTTAAAAGTAATTTAAGGTGATTTTTTTTCTTGGACCGGACCCGAGACCGGTCACAATATTTATATGGacccggagaccggaccggaTTGTATTCGATCCAGGCCGGTCTGGGTCGGTCCGATTTACCGGTCAGGTCTACTTTATGTGCAGCCCTAGGCAAAAGTGTAGCCGAATTTATACTTAGACAGGACGAACGAGTGATGGTATTAAGAGAAATTTGGAAATTTTTCGAAGTTTTAACTAAAAACTTGGAAATTTTTCATATCCGGTGGGGCGAGTATCCCTACTAGGCTGCTAGCCCCCTTGCCCCACCATTGTTTTTAGGCCAACCAAAACCTCTTTTGAGAGCACCTATAAGTCTTTAACAAGAGCATTACTCACTGTTGTTGATTGTGAACACACCAGTTATTTCACAAAATGTTATTCTAAATCTGTTATACAAGAATATAAGGTTTTAGAGGGAGTGGAGTGTAACAAAACCTGGAGCATGTCACCGATGTTAATAATCAAGGCACCGGGACGAGGCTTAACATTAACCCATTGATTGTCATGAAGAACTTGGAGGCCACCAATGTGATCTTGAAGAAGTAGGGTGATGAATGAGGAATCAGTGTGTTTGCTTGTTCCTAAGGTTAACTCCGGCTCGGGACATGCCGGGTAATAGTGGCATACAAAGGTCCATGCTTGGCTATCTCTTAGGTTAGAAAGATGGTTTGGTTTTAGTCCAAGACCAATTGATAATAACTCGAGTATGAGGTCTCCTAGCTTTAGAGTATGGTTGAGGTATTCTAATATTGTTTCCCTGTTAAAAACATAAgaacataattcattaaaatttaTTAGGCAAAATCAGAGTTTTAATTTCAGAATGATTTGTGATCGACTGACATATGTGTCATTATATTCATTTATATTTTTCATACCTTTTGAACCAGGATttgaatattatcaaaatatgtTACCATTTCTCTTATTTTATAGGCCGGATTTAATGAATTAGGTAGGATATGGACAAGCTAGTTTCAACAACTAGATAAGATTGTTGGGAACTCAAATTCTTTGGATACCACAAGCACCACTCATTATTGAAATATTGGGGTGATGACAATTGGCTACGTctaacattttaaaaaaaaaaaaaattatattgttgAATTATTGATCGGGTCTTAGCCATCGGTTTAAGTTTTAAattgagtttgtcttctcaaagCTTGATAATGTTAAATGTAAGATATTTCATAAAATAAATAACTATTATAATAAGATAATTTACtcttataataatatttaattaagttattttatggaaattaagtcAGTTCATCCTATGGTGAGATTTCCCTAGAATTGCGTTCCCACTATTATCTCCCGTAACATACCACTCACGATTTAGTAAACGGTTCAGTTGAGGGAACATATTTATTCTGATTAATGTTCAACATGTCTATCTCATTAAGAAAATAAACCATCTAAATTGTGAGGCTTAGGGTTTAGATATCAAGTCAGATTTGGGGATTTAGAAATCTGGGTATTCATTAAAACGGATCAATTATTTCAAGTAATGACTGGAGGTAAGTAATCGATCTCTTCTATCGCTTCCGCATTCAGTTTATACATGTTcattattaaattaaaacatgttaatttaGATTATAAAACTTACCACTAATGTCCTAAATTAAGTTCAATTTCGGAATTTCAAATTATAATATGGGTGTAACAAGTCGTCAACTATCAGCTTAAACTTTTGATTAAGTCGTCAGACATTTAAAATCCAAATATTATTAGATGAAGGACAAACCTGCAAATGGAAGGCAACTCCTGAGGCTCAAGCGACCCAAGAGATAAAAAAGTACTAAGAGACAAAGTATCCCTCCAATTAGCAgcttttgatttatacaaatcaTAATTTGTATTATAAGAAACAGCCTTAGAATTATCACGATTATAATATTGTTTCTTAACTTCATCATCTTGTTCATGAAACAATCTCGTACCTTGAATCATATTATCCAAAACTTCCATAGGAATCCCATGATTCACTACTTGGAAAAATCCCCATGTTGATGATGCCGAGAGCATCTCCTTCACAATTTCGGCTTTATTGTCGTCGTTGACATGAGCAAGGTCTATGACCGGAATTGTTATGTTGTCGGGACAAGTAGGGAAATCTTTTGAACGATCTTCGACTGGTCGAACAAACATGTTGGGAATATGAGTTTCCTCTTTTGTTTCATCTAGTAGCCCTTTAACACCGGTTTTTCGCTCGTCGAAAGCCTTAAGCTCGTTGGCTCGATCATAGCTAGTTTGGTTACTCATTTTAATGTTCAAAAGTTTAATTTTTTgttatgttttgttttgtttagaTTTGTAATGATAATTGTATTAAGGAATTGAATATTGAATATAGTTCTTTGATTATATAGAGTGGTGCAggtcagtggcggagccaggatttgaacttaggggggcgaaaaattttaggaggggcgaacgactaatttcataaggtaCATTCGAATAAAATCGGAAATTTAACTAAAAACATCGAAAATTTCATCCGCCAGGGGGGAGGGGCGACCGCCTCTGCTAGccccccctagctccaccactggtGCAGGTTAAGACTTTTAAATACGTGCACCGAATAGTCAAAGTTGGAAGAGTATTACTTCGTATATATTTGTATGAAGATTTTTCGTACAATGTCTATTGTCTAATAACTAAACCATACAAACTCGACTCGGAACTTGACCTGATAAAAGGGTCAATCGAGTTGGGTTCAGGTTAGGAAGAATTCAGGTCGGTTCATATAAGATCGGCTTAATTAACTCGGGTTTTGGTCAAGTTCGGTTCCTTACTTCGGATATGAGTAAGCTTGTTTAGTGGGTCGGGCTGAGAGATTGCACCCAGGCACGGCCCGAAGATGAGATCAAGCTAGGCCGGGCCAGCTTCTTCCTTGTGGGCCACATCGGGCCTCTCCAAAGAAATGTAAGCACTAGCCCGGCCCGAGGGGGGAAGTTGGGTCGTGTCGGGCTGTGCTATGGGCTGAACGGGTTGGATTTTCGTGACCCAGTGCAGCGTGCTGGACTGGACCGGGCTGGGCCACACCACTGTACAATTGTAAGTATCGATTGAGCTGTTCAAGTTGGGTCAGTTATGTGAGGTCTATTCTGAACAACAATATCATACTAATAAAGCGAACTAGCGGCCGTGGCGGTCGCGATCTCAAGAGTTAAATATGGAAGTCGTAAATCGGCTCCTAGATTGATAAGTCTAAGATGTTGAAAAATTTGTAGATTTGGACATGTAGTGTCCACGTAAAACATTTTGAAGAATAGCCACAACTTATATGTTCAACTCTTTGACTCTTCAAGTCTTCAGAATTGAATGGTAAAATCAGATGATGAATTTATATATGATACCTCTAAATATCTCAATTAAAAatttaaggtgatggttgaggttcAACAATTATATTTATTTTTCAATTACGACCTTCACTTGAATGCCTATTGGGCTTGAAAAGTGGTGTGCACAGGCTCCCGCAAACCATGTGCTAAAATTTCACTTCGTGAGTCATTGgggttgccaggatttgaacccgtgacctttggTAACCCTGGCTCTGATATCATAATAGATGAATCATTTCAACCAAAACTTTAAGGTGATGGTTGGGGTCAAAACAATTATATTTATTTCCTATTACAAACAGTAGTAATCTATTTTTATTCTGGCTAAGTTATTGTAGTTCATCTCCTAGGCAAGTGAGATAGTAGATTTTGTCATTTTGTGTGATCCAAAAATcactttctttccttttttttattggtttttgtgccaaaatgcATGGATAACTATTAATCGAAACGGAGGAAATACGAATCTTATCTTAATTTTGTTTTAATTGTCTGCTAGGTAAAGTAAGTCTAGTGATAGAAATTTGCATGACCTGTTATACGTGGTTTGTCGACTATTATGTAATAGAGTACAATTCATCGTCTCACATCTGTATTTTCGACTCATGCTACACTTTCATGGTATTATGAGCAAGTAAACAATTGTGCTATTAAACATTGTAAAATCATTAGTAAAGTGCCATATCATGATGTCCTTAGAAATAAACCAAAAAACATTTATAAAACAATTTACTTCACAACTTGAAATAATCACGGCCAGATTGATAACCAGGCCTAGAGAAGAAAGAATTGAAGAACTCTTCAATGGTGAAGTCCTTGTAAATTTGCTGATTTTCTTCGGATAATAGTTCCTTAATTGGCCCATATTTTTTGGTAGATGTGAACAAGCCTCTTAGAAATAAAGCAATGGAAATCCTTGGCCCAATAGTTTGGGCTATAACTCTGTGGCTCACACTTTTAAACTTGTCATTAGAGATTATCTGTCACAAATTTAACATTTTGTATTAAAATACATTGATGATAATAACTTTCTTAATTTATCTTTGACCCTATCGTGGTAGATTTCAACCGTAAAATAACAGGTCATTTTGAGTTCCGATCGTGAGTCAAGATATTCGAGTCTTTGACCTAACCATTGTTAACGATGGTAGACACACAAATTTACACAAAACCGCAGTTACTATAAAACAgttatatacaataatataagtTGATTAGGAGAAACAAAACCTGGAGTAAGTCACCGACGTTAACAATCAAGGCACCGGGACGAGGCGTAACATTAACCCATTGATTGTCATGAAGAACTTGGAGGCCACCAATGTGATCTTGGAGAAGTAAAGTGATGAATGAGGCATCAGTATGTTTGCTATTTCCTAAGGTTAACTCCGGCTCAGGACATGAAGGGTAATAGTGGCATAAAAAGGTCCATGCTTGACTAGTTATTAGTTTGCCAAGATGGGTTGGTTGTAGTCCAAGAGCTAGTGATAGTAACTCTAGTATGAGGTCTCCTAGCTTTATGATATGCTTGAGGAATTCCAATATTGCTTCCCTAATCAACAAGGTAAATAAGAAAATATTCATTATAACATTACAACATCTAGAGCTGACAAGCTTGACCTGGCCCGAACCCGAGCAAACTCAACCCAATAGATCATGAGTATATTTCAACCCAAAATCGACCCGACTAGATGATGACCTGTGACCTGAACCCGAACCCGAACCCGAACCAGGCTCAACCTCATATTGACGGACGTGATATGACTCGGTTAAATTGATAACCAGACAATTATTGAGCTCaatattgatcaaaatgaaagtaatTTTGTGTATAAATTGATACGTTTGACCTAATAATGAGGTAATTAAATCAAATAAttgttaaaaactaaatttagtgGCCAAAAATTGAAGTAATGCGATAAATTAACCGGAGCCGATAAAGACCCACTCAACCCGACCAGACACATCTTTTGACCTTAAATGACACGACCCGATAACTACCCAAAACGAACCCAAAAAGGTAGACTGGCTTGATATGACCCGACTTAACCCAACCCTACTAACCGATTACCACCTCTTGTCAACATCACAACATTATATCCTAAAATGATTCGCGGTTGGTCCAcctaaactttattttaaaaACGTCAACAACCAATAACAAATAATGGAAAAGGAGTATGGTAAACAAGATAAAGTAGTGAAGTCATCATATTCATTAAAATATGATAATTTTGGAAAAATAATGAAATatgagatttttttttatttgagtTAAGAAATATGGGAAATTGGTCAGCTACATTTATCTCCATATTTCTTGAATTGCGGTCTCAAACTACATTTTGTTCCGGTTATTTTAATAAAAGGGGCGATTTGTCGACAAGCTAATTTTaacaacaattggtctcccttgtgacgggttaccatttgtggcggatattttgtgagttaaaatggtaacaaaatgggttagtggagaaaggggaccacatgaatagtgttgcagagagagaaaaagtgggtactttgtgaggtaaaatggtatccgtcactcaggagtgacggatatgtgccgtcacaaacaagaatttgtgttttaaCAAATGGATAAGATTGTTGGGAATCCATATTCTTTCTAAGCCACAAGTACAACTCGTTGAAATATTGGGGTAAATGAGTACAGTAATTATTATGACTGCGATAACCCAGCGTTAGATTTTAGCCATCACTTTAAGATTAACGCCGAGTTATCAACGCCTGATGACCCTGACGTCCCCTAAGTTCAAATCGTGGGAGCttgattttttttctcatattagttttatgttaaagaaaaaaaaactctTGATTATTTCATATATATAGTTCATTTTTTCACATATTAAAATACAATGAAATATATGACAAAACAAAACCTCTATATAAACAGCAATTGTGCGAGATCTACACTAGTTATCCACTAATCAAGCCCAACAATATAAAACCGTAAATAACCTTAACTATcagcttaatttttttttttttttttgaaagcatCCGCTTAAACTTTTGATTGAGTTAAATCGAGGACAAACCTGCAAATGGAAGGCAATTCCTGAGGATCAAACGACCCAGTCTTCAAAGTACTGACAGACAAAGAATCCCTCCAATTTGCAACTTTTGATTTATATAAATCATAGTTTGTATTATACGTGACAACCTTAGAACTATCACGACTATAAAACTGTTTCTTAACCTCGTTGTCTTGTTCATGAAACATCCTCGTACCTTCGATCATATTATCCAAAACTTCCATAGGAATCCCATGATTCACTACTTGGAAAAATCCCCATGTTTCGGATGCCGAGAGCATTTCCTTCACGATTTCGGGTTTTGAATAACCGTCTTGGTTGAAATGAGTAAGGTCTATGATCGGAATTGTTATGTTTTCATGACAAGTAGTTAAATCTTTTAAACGATCTTCGAGTGGTCGAACGAAGATGTTTGGAACATGAATTTCCCCTGTTTTTGTTTCATCTAGTAGCCCTTTAACACCGTTTTTTCGCTCGTCGAAAGCTTTGAGATCCTTGGTTCGATCATAGCTAGTTTGGTTACTCATTTTAATGTTTAcaagtttttgttttggtttggtAATGGGAATGAAGTTGAACATTAAATACTAGTTCTTCATATATGTAACAACTTAGACAGTGGTGGAGGTAGGGGGCCATCGTCGGTTGAGATTTTCGAAGTTTGTAGTCAAATTTTCCGAATTTTTTTCGAGTGCACCTTATATTATTATTACTCATTCGCCTTCCTAAGCTCAAATCATGGCTCCGCCACTGAACTTAAATCCTACGTCGAAATTTTaaaaaatttgtcttgtttttAATCAAGTGTCACGCAACTACGTactcatatactccctccattcaactccactttacatgtattccatttccgtccatttaactccactttacagatttccttatttggctaaaaaaatgacaattctatCCTTATTAAAAAtctttatttacaaaaaatgccaCCCAAACCCCACACTAACCCaccataaaaccccacctttatgtttttttaatattttattttaaccTCTTCTTTATCTTTCCCCATGTACTTTTAATACCTTTTTAATCCGCTTCTTAATATCTGTGTAAAAACcaaagttgcaaagtggagttgaatggagggagtattagtatAAGGCCTTTTGGAACGAAAACCGAAAAAAATCATACAAACTTCAAACTTGGCCTTATTGTGGTGGGGTGGATGTGTTATATGTGTGGTCGGAAAGAATTATGGTGTGTAGAACTCCAAGTCCCACATAATTGTAAGAGATTTGTCACGTTTTTATGAAACACAGATTCTTGTTCAAAATAGTTGTAGCCGCGGCCTTAAAACTTAAAACAGGCTAATATATAATACTCTTAGAGAAGGCAATAACAGAATGCCCAAGTCTTTCGAACGATTTCGGCTTTATTGCCACCTTCGCTGAGATGAGTAAGGTATATGATCGGAATTGTTATGTTTCGAGACAAATACTTAAAATCTTTTGAACGATCTTCGAGTGGTCAAACGAGGATGTACCATTGGTTCGATCATAGCTAGTTTGATTACTCATTTGAGTGTGTGCAATATTTTTTTTCGGAAATTTTCCATGGTTATTTctttaattttgtcagatttttcatGGTACACCTCCTATTAAGAATATGCATATGCTATCCTTAAGGTTCCATTTTTGTGCCCATGGTACCTCTAATGCAACGGccgttaaatggacgttaagttttgATGATGTAGCAATGCATTAGTaattaaaaattattaataaatatgaaaCAAAAATAGAAAGCAGGGGTACAATGGGAAATCTCacaaaattaaggggtatcaTGGAAAAGTTCCGtaatttttaattactaatttattgcCACATCATCAAAATTTAGCGCCCATTTAATGACCGTTACGTTAAGGGGTACCTTGGGCACAAAAACGGAATCTCAAGGATACCATAGACAGATTTTTAAAAGCAGCAATaccatggaaaatctgacaaaattaaggggtaccatgggaaatttccgtattTTTTTTATGGATCTTAGCATATGATTATGATATTATTATATTCATTAATTAGTTTTCAAATAAAATGAATTATTGTTGGTCCCAGATAGGCAAATTGGAGCAAATTTTTGTGTCTACGGAGTATTAGCTAGTACACAGTAGTATGGAGGAGTATTGACCATTCAGGAAACGTGCCTATTTACAAGCGGGTCGTGTACTCGTACCTCAAAGTTAACAATATCGTTCTAATATCCCCCAAAAAGG from Silene latifolia isolate original U9 population chromosome 10, ASM4854445v1, whole genome shotgun sequence encodes:
- the LOC141606526 gene encoding 1-aminocyclopropane-1-carboxylate oxidase homolog 1-like, with the translated sequence MSNQTSYDRANELKAFDERKTGVKGLLDETKEETHIPNMFVRPVEDRSKDFPTCPDNITIPVIDLAHVNDDNKAEIVKEMLSASSTWGFFQVVNHGIPMEVLDNMIQGTRLFHEQDDEVKKQYYNRDNSKAVSYNTNYDLYKSKAANWRDTLSLSTFLSLGSLEPQELPSICRETILEYLNHTLKLGDLILELLSIGLGLKPNHLSNLRDSQAWTFVCHYYPACPEPELTLGTSKHTDSSFITLLLQDHIGGLQVLHDNQWVNVKPRPGALIINIGDMLQIISNDMLKSVNHRVIAQTVGPRVSIALFLRSLFKSPKKYGPIKELLSEENQPIYKDFTTEEFFTYFFSRPVDQSGLDYFKL
- the LOC141606525 gene encoding 1-aminocyclopropane-1-carboxylate oxidase homolog 1-like → MFNFIPITKPKQKLVNIKMSNQTSYDRTKDLKAFDERKNGVKGLLDETKTGEIHVPNIFVRPLEDRLKDLTTCHENITIPIIDLTHFNQDGYSKPEIVKEMLSASETWGFFQVVNHGIPMEVLDNMIEGTRMFHEQDNEVKKQFYSRDSSKVVTYNTNYDLYKSKVANWRDSLSVSTLKTGSFDPQELPSICREAILEFLKHIIKLGDLILELLSLALGLQPTHLGKLITSQAWTFLCHYYPSCPEPELTLGNSKHTDASFITLLLQDHIGGLQVLHDNQWVNVTPRPGALIVNVGDLLQIISNDKFKSVSHRVIAQTIGPRISIALFLRGLFTSTKKYGPIKELLSEENQQIYKDFTIEEFFNSFFSRPGYQSGRDYFKL